The genomic segment TAGTAGATAAATTAGGTATCTCAGAAAATATAGCAAATATGATAGTAAATAAATTTAAAAAAGATATAACAAAAGATTTAGAAGATTTAGAGAGTTTAATTGAAAATCAAGAGAAAGAAGCAATAGCACAAAAGGCTCATTACATCAAAAACTCTTGTTTAAATGTCGCTTTAGATGATATCTGTGAATTACTACAAGAGTTGGAAAGTGATAGTATCTCTATAGAAGAGTGTGTAGATTTATATAAGCAGATAAATCAAAAGATAAAAGCTATTATATAGCTTTTATCGAAGTTTCACTAAGAAGAATTTTTTTATCTTCAAGTAGTTTTGTTAATGAGGCTTTGAAAGCTTTTTTACTCATTT from the Arcobacter sp. F155 genome contains:
- a CDS encoding Hpt domain-containing protein, with the translated sequence VDKLGISENIANMIVNKFKKDITKDLEDLESLIENQEKEAIAQKAHYIKNSCLNVALDDICELLQELESDSISIEECVDLYKQINQKIKAII